A section of the Arabiibacter massiliensis genome encodes:
- a CDS encoding helix-turn-helix transcriptional regulator encodes MVPWSTVAVLLAACAAFGAFCAAVARAFFRSRADGTAYRMAGVRAACFLAIVVGCLMARDAWGVEAAAALAVCLCAASFPLCLALERRWRTRGMAAAVAYLQLHRPPQKEAPAGWDSALDSACARLARSFDLTRREEDVLRLLVEGRTFSQAADELVVSLNTVKSHVRRIYAKMGVAGKQDLLDTVSAAERDGRAG; translated from the coding sequence ATGGTGCCATGGTCGACGGTGGCGGTGCTTCTGGCGGCGTGCGCCGCGTTCGGCGCGTTCTGCGCGGCGGTTGCGCGGGCGTTCTTCCGCTCGCGGGCCGACGGGACGGCGTACCGCATGGCGGGCGTGCGGGCGGCGTGCTTCCTCGCGATCGTCGTGGGCTGCCTCATGGCGCGCGACGCGTGGGGCGTCGAGGCGGCGGCCGCGCTCGCTGTGTGCCTGTGCGCCGCGTCCTTCCCGCTGTGCCTCGCCCTCGAGCGCCGTTGGCGCACCCGCGGCATGGCCGCCGCCGTCGCTTATCTGCAGCTGCACCGCCCGCCGCAGAAGGAGGCTCCGGCGGGCTGGGACTCCGCGCTCGACTCCGCCTGCGCGCGCCTGGCGCGCTCCTTCGACCTCACGCGCCGCGAGGAGGACGTGCTGCGCCTGCTCGTGGAGGGCCGCACCTTCTCCCAGGCCGCCGACGAGCTGGTGGTGTCCCTCAACACGGTGAAGAGCCACGTGCGCCGCATCTACGCCAAGATGGGCGTCGCCGGCAAGCAGGATCTCCTCGACACGGTGTCCGCCGCCGAGCGGGACGGCCGCGCAGGCTAG
- a CDS encoding cation:proton antiporter: protein MTVDLVSLAIIALAAAASPIVARLIPNKLVPETVFLLIAGAVLGPNLLGVVELTDSVGLLSDLGLAFLFLLAGYEINPKSLTGSQGKRGLATWAVSIVLAFGVVIAAGLMRTNELEAVAVAIALTTTALGTLMPIMKERELMGTQVGESILAYGTWGELCPVLAMALLLSTRAEWQTVLILAAFVALCVVAAIVPAKAKKAGHRLFRFLTENAEGTSQTMMRCVVVLLVGLVAVSAVFNLDIVLGAFAAGFVLRYIVPEGDHALEHKLDGVAYGFLIPVFFTVSGAKIDLMAVFAQPAMLAGFIVLLLIIRAVPIFAALTTGKDTRDISTHNRLTVALYCTTALPIIVAVTSVAVSANAMPQETASVLVAAGAVTVFLMPLLGTLTYRVADAKPLEAAREIARNPRDIGAILREHWEFERMLARKEALERLAARREGRSFDDLDWQDRAALLQRHSARKRAVDEALDLAAQELARRQLAPDADPDGDGPLLAQAQQRREERRRRMAERVVREYRRRMAEMGRAAERMGIDEEDVRGMFEDDPDDPAAARR, encoded by the coding sequence ATGACCGTCGACCTCGTTTCGCTCGCCATCATCGCGCTCGCTGCGGCGGCGAGCCCCATCGTCGCCAGGCTCATCCCCAACAAGCTCGTGCCCGAGACGGTGTTCCTGCTCATCGCCGGCGCGGTGCTCGGGCCCAACCTGCTCGGCGTCGTAGAGCTCACCGACTCGGTGGGGCTCCTGTCCGACCTGGGCCTGGCGTTTCTGTTCCTGCTCGCGGGCTACGAGATCAACCCGAAGAGCCTCACGGGCAGCCAGGGCAAGCGGGGGCTCGCCACCTGGGCCGTGTCCATCGTGCTGGCGTTCGGGGTCGTGATTGCGGCCGGGCTCATGAGGACCAACGAGCTGGAGGCCGTAGCCGTGGCTATCGCGCTCACCACCACGGCGCTCGGCACGCTCATGCCCATCATGAAGGAGCGCGAGCTCATGGGCACGCAGGTGGGCGAGTCCATCCTGGCGTACGGCACGTGGGGCGAGCTCTGCCCGGTGCTGGCCATGGCGCTGCTGCTTTCCACGCGCGCGGAATGGCAGACCGTCCTCATCCTCGCCGCGTTCGTGGCGCTGTGCGTCGTGGCGGCCATCGTTCCCGCGAAGGCGAAGAAAGCGGGTCACCGGCTGTTCCGCTTCCTCACCGAGAACGCGGAGGGCACCTCGCAGACCATGATGCGCTGCGTCGTGGTGCTTCTGGTGGGGCTCGTGGCCGTGTCGGCCGTGTTCAACCTCGACATCGTGCTGGGCGCGTTCGCCGCGGGCTTCGTGCTGCGCTACATCGTGCCGGAGGGCGACCACGCGCTCGAGCACAAGCTGGACGGCGTGGCCTACGGCTTCCTCATCCCCGTGTTCTTCACGGTGTCCGGCGCGAAGATCGACCTTATGGCCGTGTTCGCGCAGCCGGCCATGCTCGCGGGATTCATCGTGCTTCTGCTGATCATCCGCGCGGTGCCCATCTTCGCGGCGCTCACCACCGGCAAGGACACGCGCGACATCTCCACGCACAACCGCCTGACCGTGGCGCTGTACTGCACCACGGCGCTGCCCATCATCGTGGCCGTGACGTCGGTGGCCGTGAGCGCGAACGCCATGCCGCAGGAGACGGCGAGCGTGCTGGTGGCGGCCGGCGCGGTCACCGTGTTCCTCATGCCGCTTCTGGGCACGCTCACCTACCGCGTGGCCGACGCGAAGCCCCTCGAGGCCGCACGCGAGATCGCCCGCAACCCGCGCGACATCGGCGCCATCCTGCGCGAGCACTGGGAGTTCGAGCGCATGCTCGCCCGCAAGGAGGCGCTCGAGCGGCTGGCGGCGCGGCGCGAGGGACGCAGCTTCGACGACCTGGACTGGCAGGACCGCGCCGCGCTGCTGCAGCGGCACTCGGCGCGCAAGCGGGCCGTCGACGAGGCGCTCGACCTGGCCGCGCAGGAGCTGGCGCGCCGCCAGCTGGCCCCCGACGCCGACCCGGACGGCGACGGCCCGCTGCTGGCCCAGGCTCAGCAGCGCCGCGAGGAGCGCCGCCGGCGCATGGCCGAGCGCGTCGTGCGCGAGTACCGCCGCCGCATGGCCGAGATGGGCCGCGCAGCCGAGCGCATGGGCATCGACGAGGAGGACGTGCGCGGGATGTTCGAGGACGACCCCGACGACCCTGCGGCGGCGCGGCGCTAG
- a CDS encoding ion transporter: protein MVDCAESAPGLPGGASEENRREPSMSVTRWEKASPLKRQAFLALEDVRRARGIARAVGIGLFALIAVNALLVFAEAQPDLPAAATAGMLAFGLASSVCFAAEYAARLWVADLVHPDMAPACARLRYALSPMGLVDFLAFAPGLLVLVVPVSPSALNAARVIRLLRLVKLSRYMRGLRSIARVFRKRRSEIVAAFAVLALLTVTASVLMYEFEHPAQPERFDSVLTGMYWAMTTITTTGYGDLVPVTAPGRLVGFLTMVLSIGVVAIPAGIFSAGFVAEFRAQDAREREEEREGDGEGPDAL from the coding sequence GTGGTAGACTGTGCGGAAAGCGCGCCGGGCCTGCCGGGCGGCGCGTCGGAGGAGAACAGGAGAGAGCCGTCCATGAGCGTCACCCGTTGGGAGAAGGCGTCGCCCCTCAAGCGCCAGGCGTTCCTCGCGCTCGAGGACGTGAGGCGTGCGCGCGGCATCGCGCGCGCGGTCGGCATCGGCCTGTTCGCGCTCATCGCGGTCAACGCCCTGCTCGTGTTCGCCGAGGCGCAGCCCGACCTGCCCGCGGCCGCGACTGCGGGCATGCTCGCGTTCGGCCTGGCCTCGAGCGTCTGCTTCGCCGCCGAGTACGCCGCGCGCCTGTGGGTGGCCGACCTCGTGCATCCCGACATGGCCCCGGCCTGCGCCCGCCTACGCTACGCGCTCTCGCCGATGGGCCTCGTGGACTTCCTCGCCTTCGCGCCGGGGCTGCTCGTGCTCGTGGTGCCCGTGTCGCCCTCCGCGCTCAACGCGGCCCGCGTCATCCGCCTCCTGCGCCTCGTGAAGCTCTCGCGCTACATGCGCGGCCTGCGCTCCATCGCGCGGGTGTTCCGCAAGCGCCGCTCCGAGATCGTGGCCGCGTTCGCGGTGCTCGCCCTGCTCACGGTCACGGCGAGCGTGCTCATGTACGAGTTCGAGCACCCCGCGCAACCCGAGAGGTTCGACAGCGTGCTCACGGGCATGTACTGGGCCATGACCACCATCACCACCACGGGATACGGCGACCTCGTGCCCGTCACCGCGCCGGGGCGCCTCGTCGGCTTCCTCACGATGGTGCTCTCCATCGGCGTGGTGGCCATCCCCGCCGGCATCTTCTCGGCCGGGTTCGTGGCGGAGTTCCGCGCCCAGGACGCCCGCGAGCGCGAGGAGGAGCGCGAGGGGGACGGCGAGGGCCCCGACGCCCTCTAG
- a CDS encoding patatin family protein, whose translation MSTSTERTATPSAPSLEALHEPAWRGHAVTSANLVLEGGAMRGQFTAGVLDFFMDRKLFCERVIGVSAGALCGYNYVAGEDGRTCYLNTKYCNDWRYLSLKSFVRTGNACGREFAFDEIPNRLEPFNYAAFDESPMKLVSVASNLITGEADYHEFADSHADLPYLIASSSMPLVSQIVDVDGKLLLDGGTCDSVPVVYSMLTGAKKHVVVLTQAADYVKGPDKMLALQRQRYGMHPYYVERLQHRHFEYNRLYRALPRLHDAGDVFVIRPPEPVTVASMERDPEKLFALYEQGYAEAARVWPALQEYLAR comes from the coding sequence ATGAGCACATCGACCGAGCGCACGGCAACGCCCTCCGCCCCCTCCCTCGAGGCCCTCCACGAGCCCGCCTGGCGCGGGCACGCGGTGACGAGCGCGAACCTCGTGCTGGAAGGCGGCGCGATGCGCGGCCAGTTCACCGCCGGCGTGCTGGACTTCTTCATGGATCGCAAGCTCTTCTGCGAGCGCGTGATCGGCGTGTCGGCCGGGGCGCTGTGCGGCTACAACTACGTGGCCGGCGAGGACGGGCGCACGTGCTACCTCAACACCAAATACTGCAACGACTGGCGCTACCTGTCGCTCAAGAGCTTCGTGCGCACGGGCAACGCCTGCGGGCGCGAGTTCGCCTTCGACGAGATCCCCAACCGGCTGGAGCCGTTCAACTACGCCGCCTTTGACGAGTCGCCCATGAAGCTGGTGAGCGTGGCCAGCAACCTGATCACCGGCGAGGCCGACTACCACGAGTTCGCCGACTCGCACGCCGATCTGCCCTACCTCATCGCCTCGTCGTCCATGCCGCTCGTGAGCCAGATCGTGGACGTGGACGGCAAGCTCCTGCTGGACGGCGGCACCTGCGACAGCGTGCCCGTGGTCTACTCGATGCTCACCGGCGCGAAGAAGCACGTCGTGGTGCTCACCCAGGCCGCCGACTACGTGAAGGGCCCCGACAAGATGCTCGCCCTCCAGCGCCAGCGCTACGGCATGCATCCCTACTACGTCGAGCGCCTGCAGCACCGCCACTTCGAGTACAACCGCCTGTACCGCGCGCTGCCGCGCCTGCACGACGCGGGCGACGTCTTCGTCATCCGGCCGCCCGAGCCCGTGACCGTGGCCAGCATGGAGCGCGACCCCGAGAAGCTGTTCGCCCTCTACGAGCAAGGCTACGCCGAGGCCGCGCGCGTCTGGCCCGCGCTCCAGGAGTATTTGGCGCGCTAG
- the trxA gene encoding thioredoxin translates to MSEVVSSSDFQSKVLDAQGPVLVDFFATWCGPCKMLAPTLDEVAGEVAGKAAVYKLDIDQSTDIAQKYGVMSVPTLMVFENGQVKKQAVGVQPKQNILAMLA, encoded by the coding sequence ATGAGCGAGGTCGTTTCTTCTTCCGATTTCCAGTCCAAGGTGCTCGACGCGCAGGGCCCCGTGCTCGTCGACTTCTTCGCCACGTGGTGCGGGCCGTGCAAGATGCTCGCGCCTACGCTCGACGAAGTGGCGGGCGAGGTTGCCGGCAAGGCCGCCGTGTACAAGCTCGACATCGACCAGAGCACCGACATTGCGCAGAAGTACGGCGTGATGAGCGTGCCCACCCTCATGGTGTTCGAGAACGGCCAGGTGAAGAAGCAGGCCGTCGGCGTGCAGCCCAAGCAGAACATCCTGGCGATGTTGGCGTAA